The Monomorium pharaonis isolate MP-MQ-018 chromosome 5, ASM1337386v2, whole genome shotgun sequence genome segment cctaGGCTATTTGattcatatatttacatatttggcCCCAACATAGCGGGCTCCAATACGATATATCAATCCACCTTTCCCCACCTTCTACTTTCACTACTACTCATTCACTCTTctcgtacacacacacactttgtAGTCCCAAAATGGCGCTCATGCGAAGACCTTCCTTCTCTTCCCGTCGTTCATCTACAGACCTTGCGTTAGTTTATAACCGACAGTCAAAGTTATGAGCTGCTGATAGATGTGAATATGAAtgtctttgttatttttaacacagacttcaataaatttattaaagtagtAGAACAGCTCACTGGGATAGACGTATGATGTGTGCGTGAGTGTAGTACTCGGGTTCAGAATTGCAGCACAGCCTTGATAACTTAACAACTTAATTAACCGTCGGTTGGCTTAACCGTGATTGGTGAAATTGACCCTGAATGAGCATGACCCTGTTGTTTCAAAACTTGTCGAGAAAAAagtacattcttttttttgtccATATGGATATTAGTTACGAACCACGTGACTTGCTTTTAAATTACGCGGCAGATGATTATTTTGGCGCGCTCGCACGCAATTGGTCAGTCCTTACTAGCCGTTTCTGTTCAAATTCGTAATCCGGCGTTGCGTGATTCTCCCTTCGATTTTCCGACTAACAGCTCCGATCCGAACTGTTCTGCAACATGACAGAAACGCAGCAAAGGGCTAAGTGCATTACTCTGAAAGGTTCCGCCGAGTTGGTCACGCAATACCTACGTAAGTATCATCTTGTGTGTCGCTTTTTTACGGTTCATAGATACGTCTAACCTCTATCTGATTGCGATCCTTCGCGTTGCAGTTTACGGAGTCAACAGTATACTCTATCAAAGAGGGATATATCCGCCGGAGACATTCCAACCTTCCGAGCATTttggtttatttattttcacgtCCACGGACGAGAAGATTACGACCTTCTTGAACACCGTCCTGGGTCAGATCCAAGAGTGGCTCGTCCAGCGCAAAGTGCGTAAAATTACCCTTGTCATAACGAACGTCAATACGAAAGAGGTGTTGGAGAAGTGGGACTTTAAGGTCGATTATGAGGACAAGAAAGCAAATGGAACAACGGAGAGCATGAGTGTCAGGGGTACGGAGCAGTCCGATGTAGGGACAAAGGATGTGAAAACTATACAGAAGGAGATACGTGAAGTGATACGTCAGATCACAGGTAATGTCTATGTGAGATCTTTAAGTGAAATACTGTGATAGTTTGTTGCTACAttcaaatatgtaatataaactatttttgCAGGCACGGTGAGCTTTTTGCCACTCTTGGATTGCCTATGTTCTTTCGACATACTTACGTACACG includes the following:
- the LOC105830720 gene encoding mitotic spindle assembly checkpoint protein MAD2A produces the protein MTETQQRAKCITLKGSAELVTQYLLYGVNSILYQRGIYPPETFQPSEHFGLFIFTSTDEKITTFLNTVLGQIQEWLVQRKVRKITLVITNVNTKEVLEKWDFKVDYEDKKANGTTESMSVRGTEQSDVGTKDVKTIQKEIREVIRQITGTVSFLPLLDCLCSFDILTYTVPDCNIPNQWDETQPVFIANSQEVQLRSFSTSIHKMDTVVSYKNT